DNA from Mycobacterium bourgelatii:
TCAACCGGCTCGACGACGTGATCATCTTCCACGGCCTCGAGCCCGGGGAGTTGGTGCAGATCGTCGACATCCAGCTGGCCCAGCTGCAGAAGCGGCTTGCGCAGCGCCGCCTCACGCTCGAGGTGTCGCTGCCGGCCAAGCAGTGGTTGGCGCACCGCGGCTTCGACCCGGTGTACGGCGCCCGGCCGCTGCGCCGGCTGGTGCAGCAGGCGATCGGCGACCAGCTGGCCAAGATGCTGCTCGCCGGCCAGGTGCACGACGGCGACGTGGTGCCCGTCAACGTCAGCGCGGACGGCGACTCGCTGGTCCTTGGCTAACCGCGACAGCTAGCGAAAGCGCCCCAAACCGACGGTTTGGGGCGCTTTTGCATCTGCCGACGAACCTAGCGATCGCCCAGTTCGAAGGCGCGCGTCTGGGCGCCCGCGTCGATGACCGCCTGTAGTCGTTGGCGAGCCTCGGGTTGGGCGAGGGTTTCGCGGAACAACTGATCCTCGACGCGCAGTCCGGTGACGATGTCGCCGACTTGTGCATCTAGAGAGGCGTCGACCGCTCGGATCGCCGCCGCGACGGTCTTCGGCGGCACAGACGCGATCCGGGCCGCGAGCTTGTCGACGAACCGGTGTAGCTCGTCGGGCGGCAGCGCGCGGTCGACAAACCCCCACGCCTCGGCGGTCGCGGCGTCGAAGTCCATGCCGCCGAGGATCGCTTCGAGGGACCGACCGCGGCCGACGAGTCGCGGTAACCGTTGCGTGCCGCCACCGCCGGGAATGATGCCGAACATCACCTCCGGCTGGCCGAATATGGCTTTGCCGAGCGCGGCGTAGCGCAGGTCGAACGCCGCCGCCCATTCGCTGCCACCGCCGCGGCAAATGCCTTCGATCACGGCGATGGTGGGCTTCGGCAAGGTCCGGAACCTCTCCATGACCTGATGGAAGGGCGAGAGGTGGTCGTGGAGTGTGATGTCGTCGACCGGCAGGTCCAAGATCAATGCCACGTCGGCGTGCGCCACGAAGAACTCCGGGTCGGCCGAGTCGACGATCAGCACCCGCACCGCGCCGTCAGCCGCGATTTCCTGGGTGAGGCGGTCGATCTCGAACATCAGCGCCTGGTCCAGCAAGTTGATCGGCGGGTTGTCGATCGTCGCCCGGCATATGCCGTGGTCTACCGTGATGCGAATGAGCTCGTAGTCTTCATAGGGCACGGCCTTCTCCTGGGCGTCATTGTCGGTGCGGCGGTGGGCGAGGTGAGTCCAGCAAACCTTAATTTGGTTGTGACCTGGTCGGATTCTGTGTTACCGGCTGGCAACAGATAGGCTGTTCACCGATGGTCCCGCTTTGGTTTACCCTGTCCGCGCTGTGCTTCGTCGGCGCGTCGGTGTTGCTGTATGTCGACATCGACAAACGCCGGGGGCGCAGCCGACGACGGAAGTCTTGGGCGCGCTCCCACGGGTTCGATTACGAGCGCGAATCCAACGACATTTTGCAGCGCTGGACGCGCGGAGTCATGTCGACCGTGGGCGATGTCCCCGCTCACAACGTCGTGCTGGGTCAGATCCGCGGTGAAGCCGTCTACATCTTCGATCTGGACGAGGTCGCCACGGTGATCGCGCTTCACCGCAAGGTGGGCACCAACGTCGTCGTCGACCTGCGTCTCAAGGGGCTCAAAGAGCCTCGGGAAAGCGATATTTGGCTGTTGGGCGCGATTGGCCCACGCATGGTCTACTCCACCAACCTGGACGCGGCCCGGCGGGCCTGCGACCGGCGCATGGTGACCTTCGCGCACACCGCGCCCGACTGCGCCGAGATCATGTGGAACGAGCCGCACTGGACGCTGGTCAGCATGCCGATCTCCAGCACCCGGTCCCAGTGGGACGAGGGTCTGCGCACCGTACGCCAGTTCAACGACCTGCTGCGGGTGTTGCCGCCGTTGCCCGCCGACAGCCCCGCCGAAGCGGGGGAGCCGGCGCCTCGCGCCGCGGCCCCGGGTCGCCCACTGGCGCCGGCCGGCCGCGCTGAACTGCCGCCGCGGCGCTCCCAGCCGGACCCCGCCGCCGGCGTACTGCCCGATCCCGCCCGCCGGCCGGCCGAGCCGGTCCGTCGTGACGAAGGCCGGTCCACCGGTGAGCGTCGTCAACCACCGCCTGGACGCAACGGCCACAACGGCCACCAGGCCTCGAACTACCGCCACTGATCGCGCCATGCCTCGTCCTGTTGCGTTGATTACTGGGCCCACCTCGGGTATCGGCGCCGGCTACGCGCGACGCTACGCGCGCGACGGTTACGACCTGGTGCTCGTGGCCCGCGACGCCGGGCGGTTGGAGGAATTGGCAGGGGAGCTGGCCGTTCACGGGGGCAACGTCGAGGTGTTGTCCGCCGACTTAGCCCAAGCCGCCGACCGCGACAAGGTCTGCGATCGACTCGCCGAAGGCGTTCGGGTGCTGGTCAACAACGCCGGTTTCGGCACGTCCGGCGAGTTCTGGGAGTCCGATCCGGCCCAGCTGCAGAAGCAGCTCGACGTCAACGTCACCGCCGTCATGCACCTCACCCGGGCCGCGTTGCCGCCAATGCTGGAAGCCGGCGCAGGCACCGTCATCAACATCGCCAGCGTCGCGGGCCTGCTGCCCGGACGCGGTTCGACGTACTCGGCATCCAAGGCGTGGGTGATCTCGTTCACCGAAGGCCTTTCAAGTAGCTTGCAGGGCACCGGCGTTGGCGTGCACGCGATTTGTCCGGGCTACGTGCACACCGAGTTTCACAGCCGGGCGGGGATCGATATGACCTCGGTGCCGTCGTTCATGTGGCTCGAGGTGGACGACGTGGTCAGTGAGAGCCTGGCCGACGTGGCGCGCGGGAAGGTGCTTAGCATTCCGGGCGTGCAGTACAAGTACTTGGTCGCCTCTGGGCGGGCGATGCCACGACGGCTGACGCGGGCTCTCACCAAGAGATTCGGGAGTGGTAGTGGCCGCACCTGAGCCCATGACCGAACGCCAGGAGTTGGCGGATTTGGTGCGGCGGCTGTCGGTGGTGCATGGCCGCGTCACGTTGTCGTCGGGCAAGGAAGCCGACTACTACGTCGACCTGCGTCGCGCCACCCTGCACCACCGCGCGTCGGCGTTGATCGGACGGTTGATGCGGGAGCTGACTCAGGACTGGGACTACTCGGTGGTCGGTGGCCTGACGCTGGGTGCGGATCCGGTGGCGACGGCCATCATGCACGCACCCGGCCGCCCGATCGACGCGTTCGTGGTGCGCAAGGCGGCGAAAACCCATGGCCTGCAACGACTTATCGAGGGCTCCGAGGTTTCCGGCCAGCGGGTGCTGGTGGTGGAGGACACCAGCACGACCGGCAATTCGGCGCTGACGGCGGTGCACGCCGTTCAAGACGCCGGCGGCGAGGTGGTCGGGGTGGCCACCGTGGTGGACCGAGCTACCGGCGCCGCCGAGGCGATCCAAGCCGAAGGTTTGCCGTACCGCAGCGTGCTGGGCCTCGCCGATCTGGGGCTGAGCTAGGCCGCCTGCCGTGCGCACATTCCTTGTGATCGTTCTGGCGATTGCATGCGCGGTGGGTTGCTCGCGTCCTGATCAACCCCCGCGCGTCTACGGCGCCCAGGAAGCCGGGGTCGGCGAATCGCTTGCGGTGCTGGGCTGGAACATGTCGGTGGCGAATATGCGCTGGGACGACGACTACTTGCTGATCGACGTCGACGCGGCCCCGACCGATCCGAAGGGGTGGCACGTCAAGGCCGAAGAGATCCGATTCGGCCTCTACGGCGCGCTGTCGCACCCGATGGAGGCCACTGGACTCGGCAGCTGCGGCGACGCGTTGAACCGCGTCGCTGACGTCACCGCGCCCCTGTCGGCGCCTCCGGACCGGCTCACCGGGACCGTCTGCCTGGGTCCGCTGAAGGACCGCGCCGCGGTGCGCGGCGTCTACGCGTACTCGCCGAGTGACCGCATTTCGAACACGGCGGCCGCCTACCCGGCCGCATTCCCGGTGGGGTTGCTGCCGACGAACGAGAACGACACCGGCCTGGTGGTCAAGAGCACGAGCGTGGAGGCGTGGCGGGCCGACGGCAAGCCGGTCACCCAGGCCCAGCTCGGCGAACCGGCTGCTTTCACCGGCAACGGCTACATGTTGCTGGGTCTTGAGGCCAGCGGTGTGGCGGCCCGCTACAAGGATGAGTCGGCGGCCCGCGGCGGTCCCTTGATGCTGCTCGCCACGCCGACGCTGCCCGGACGCGGCCTGAACCCGGCCTGTTCGAAGTACGGATCGTCGGTGCTGATACTTCCCGACGCATCGCGGGATTCCGTGCAGGTCAACGTGTCGCTGTGCACCCAGGGCGAGATCAACGACGCGCTCTTGTACGCCACGATCGCGGTAGTGGGCACGCATGCCGGGCTGTGGACATCCCAGTGAGCGAACTCGGCGAACCCGGCCCCACCGAGTGGGGCGTCTCCGGCGGGGGCGTCGGGCCGTGGCAGGGTGAACCGCCGAATGACCCGCGGTATGACCCAATATTGTTGCGCGACGGCGACACTCGCAATGTCGTCGACCAGTATCGGTATTGGACGCGCGAGGCGATCGTCGCCGATATAGACACGCGCCGGCATCCCCTGCACGTGGCGATCGAGAACTTCGGTCACGACGCCAACATCGGCTCGGTGGTGCGCACCGCCAACGCCTTTGCCGTCGACACCGTGCACATCGTCGGGCGCCGGCGCTGGAATCGCCGCGGCGCCATGGTGACCGACCGCTATCAGCGGTTGTGTCATCACGACACCACCGCTCAGTTGCTGGACTTCGCGGCGGACGCCGGGTTGACCGTGGTGGCGGTGGACAACATTCCAGGGGCGGCGCGTTTGGAGGAGACGCCGCTGCCGCGGGATTGCCTGTTGGTCTTCGGTCAGGAAGGGCCCGGCATTACCGACGACATCCGGACGGGCGCGGCCGTCACGGTGTCGATCGCCCAGTTCGGTTCGACGCGCAGCATCAACGCCGGCGTCGCCGCCGGGATCGCCATGCACGCCTGGGTCCGGCAACACGCGGACCTCGGCCGCGCGTGGTGACTTGAGTCAGCGCGGTTGTGGCGGCCTCATCTTGAACGACACCTCCAGCTTGATGCGGAAGGTGATCCTGCCGGAGGAGTCCACGGCCATGTCCTGCTCGATGACCCGGGCAACCCGGATGTCGTCGACACTGGACCGCGCGCGTTCCACCGCCTCCGTCGCGGCATGCTCCCACGAGGTGGGGCTGGTGCCGATGATGTCGATCACCTTGTACACGCTCATGGGGGCTAAGCGTATAGCTTCTGCGGCGAAAACGGACCGAGCGTTTTCGGGGCTTGGGGCCGAGGCGGCGCGCTAACTCCACAGCGTGACGTGAACCTTCGGCCGAAACCTCGTCACACCGACTCCGCTGCCCCGGATCATCGCCTGGATGCATCGCGGCGTGGTGATGAAGCGGATCAGCTCGGACACCGCGGGTTGCCGCGCCGACGGCGGCAGTGTCGCCGCGCACCACTCGCCTGCCTTGTCCAGGCCGGGACCGTTCACGTGCACCAACCGCCCCGCGGCCAGGTCCTTGGCGACGGCGAAGCCGATGCTCAAGGTGGCCCCGCCGACGCGCTGCACCTCCTCGAGCGCGGCGGCGTCGCTTTGGAAGATGCGCTGCTGTGACTCCGGAATTGCCAAGTCACGCAACATGGTTGCGATCTCGCCGTCCGCGATGCCGGCCGACGGGCCGAGCATCCACTGTTCGTGGCGCAGCTGCGCGGGCGTCGGAATGCCCGCCGCCAGTGGGCCGTTGGGCGCCGCGACGGTGATGATCTGATATTTCAGGAAGGGCCGCACGAAGATCGAACCGTCGGAACCGTAGGAGGTTTCGCTGGCTGGACCGATGGCGATGTCGACGGCGCGCGAGCAGATCAGATCGCGGAATCGGCTGGTGGGGTGCACGCTCAGTTCGACCGAGAGGTCGTCGGCCCGGGACGAGAACAGCTCGATCAATCCGGGTGCCGCGTGCTCGGCGAAGGTGGACGATGCGGCGATGCGGAGCAACCTGCGCCCGTGCGCGGCCTCGGTCACCTCGATCGCCGTCTGCTGTTGCAGGCCCAGGATTTCCACCGCGCGGCTGGCCAGCCGCAGCCCGCCGGGCGTGAACGCCAGCCCGGCGCCGGTCCGGGTGAACAGCGGATCGTCGAGCTCCTTGCGCAGCGCGGCGACGTGCATCGAGATTCCGGCGTCGGACATACCGAGTTCCGCGGCGGCCGCCCGTACCGAGCCCAGCCGCACCACCGCCGAATAGGCCCGAAGTTGAGCCGGAGTCATGCGCCCACACTACTTCGGTTGCCGGGGTGGCCTACCTTAAGAGACGTGCGTGACGTGTTGCCCGAGCTCATGTCGATCTGGCGTGCCGGCGACACGGCCGGCGTGGGCACGGTCGTGCGCACGCTGCGTTCGGCGCCGCGGCCGCCGGGCG
Protein-coding regions in this window:
- a CDS encoding TrmH family RNA methyltransferase; translated protein: MSELGEPGPTEWGVSGGGVGPWQGEPPNDPRYDPILLRDGDTRNVVDQYRYWTREAIVADIDTRRHPLHVAIENFGHDANIGSVVRTANAFAVDTVHIVGRRRWNRRGAMVTDRYQRLCHHDTTAQLLDFAADAGLTVVAVDNIPGAARLEETPLPRDCLLVFGQEGPGITDDIRTGAAVTVSIAQFGSTRSINAGVAAGIAMHAWVRQHADLGRAW
- a CDS encoding enoyl-CoA hydratase/isomerase family protein translates to MPYEDYELIRITVDHGICRATIDNPPINLLDQALMFEIDRLTQEIAADGAVRVLIVDSADPEFFVAHADVALILDLPVDDITLHDHLSPFHQVMERFRTLPKPTIAVIEGICRGGGSEWAAAFDLRYAALGKAIFGQPEVMFGIIPGGGGTQRLPRLVGRGRSLEAILGGMDFDAATAEAWGFVDRALPPDELHRFVDKLAARIASVPPKTVAAAIRAVDASLDAQVGDIVTGLRVEDQLFRETLAQPEARQRLQAVIDAGAQTRAFELGDR
- a CDS encoding dodecin family protein, translating into MSVYKVIDIIGTSPTSWEHAATEAVERARSSVDDIRVARVIEQDMAVDSSGRITFRIKLEVSFKMRPPQPR
- a CDS encoding SDR family NAD(P)-dependent oxidoreductase; amino-acid sequence: MPRPVALITGPTSGIGAGYARRYARDGYDLVLVARDAGRLEELAGELAVHGGNVEVLSADLAQAADRDKVCDRLAEGVRVLVNNAGFGTSGEFWESDPAQLQKQLDVNVTAVMHLTRAALPPMLEAGAGTVINIASVAGLLPGRGSTYSASKAWVISFTEGLSSSLQGTGVGVHAICPGYVHTEFHSRAGIDMTSVPSFMWLEVDDVVSESLADVARGKVLSIPGVQYKYLVASGRAMPRRLTRALTKRFGSGSGRT
- the ttfA gene encoding trehalose monomycolate transport factor TtfA — translated: MVPLWFTLSALCFVGASVLLYVDIDKRRGRSRRRKSWARSHGFDYERESNDILQRWTRGVMSTVGDVPAHNVVLGQIRGEAVYIFDLDEVATVIALHRKVGTNVVVDLRLKGLKEPRESDIWLLGAIGPRMVYSTNLDAARRACDRRMVTFAHTAPDCAEIMWNEPHWTLVSMPISSTRSQWDEGLRTVRQFNDLLRVLPPLPADSPAEAGEPAPRAAAPGRPLAPAGRAELPPRRSQPDPAAGVLPDPARRPAEPVRRDEGRSTGERRQPPPGRNGHNGHQASNYRH
- a CDS encoding LysR family transcriptional regulator is translated as MTPAQLRAYSAVVRLGSVRAAAAELGMSDAGISMHVAALRKELDDPLFTRTGAGLAFTPGGLRLASRAVEILGLQQQTAIEVTEAAHGRRLLRIAASSTFAEHAAPGLIELFSSRADDLSVELSVHPTSRFRDLICSRAVDIAIGPASETSYGSDGSIFVRPFLKYQIITVAAPNGPLAAGIPTPAQLRHEQWMLGPSAGIADGEIATMLRDLAIPESQQRIFQSDAAALEEVQRVGGATLSIGFAVAKDLAAGRLVHVNGPGLDKAGEWCAATLPPSARQPAVSELIRFITTPRCIQAMIRGSGVGVTRFRPKVHVTLWS
- the pyrE gene encoding orotate phosphoribosyltransferase; translation: MTERQELADLVRRLSVVHGRVTLSSGKEADYYVDLRRATLHHRASALIGRLMRELTQDWDYSVVGGLTLGADPVATAIMHAPGRPIDAFVVRKAAKTHGLQRLIEGSEVSGQRVLVVEDTSTTGNSALTAVHAVQDAGGEVVGVATVVDRATGAAEAIQAEGLPYRSVLGLADLGLS